The DNA sequence TCAGGCTAAAATATCCCTTATGACAGGCTGGAGCAGCGAAATTTCCAAATCTCTGTATGAAGATCAGGTACATATCGGCATCATTCGCGGAACTCCTGACTGGAAGGGAGTCAAAATCCATCTGTTCAAGGACAGCCTCTACCTTGTTGACAAGGAAATCACCCGGCCTGAGCAGGTGCTTGAAACAGACCGGCCATTCATCCAGTTCAAAAGCGACTCTAATTATTATCAGGAAATCCAGGACTGGTGGATGAGGCAATTCAAGACCCCGCCTAAAAGGACTGTTGTTGTAGATCAGATTGAAACATGCAAACAAATGGCCTTTAATGGCATCGGCTATGCCATCCTTCCGGCAATCACGCTTAACGGAGCAGAAAAGGATATATTTAAGATTCCGTTATTGGATGAGAACAATGAACCAATAGAACGGGATACTTGGCTGCTGGGCTATGAGTCTGCCTTCAGGCTGAAGCAGGTAAGAGCATTTGCGGAATTGATAAGAGAGCATGTAGAAGAGGGGGGAAATTAGGTTTTTTTCTTGTTTTCGGTGCTTTTGTTTGTTAAAGTAATGCTAGTTACATACATAGGAGGCCTGTCACATGAAAATGATGGACGCAAATGAGATTATCTCATTCATACAAAATAGCACAAAATCAACACCGGTTAAATTATACGTAAAGGGCGATTTGGAAGGATTGGATTTCGGTCCGTCTGCTAAAACCTTCTTAACCGGCAATACTGCAGTAGTGTTTGGAGAGTGGGCTGAAATCAGCCAGGCGCTTGAAGCAAATGCTTCACAGATTGAAGACTATGTTGTGGAAAATGACCGCCGCAATTCAGCGATCC is a window from the Bacillus infantis NRRL B-14911 genome containing:
- a CDS encoding LysR family transcriptional regulator — encoded protein: MSALSEFHLLSVLAQEMNMRKAAERLFVSQPALSQRLQSIEKEWETKLFVRSQKGLTLTPAGELVIQFANEVIGREEKVKESIGALNSEVHGTLKLAVASIVGQNWLPQVLKKYISRYPQAKISLMTGWSSEISKSLYEDQVHIGIIRGTPDWKGVKIHLFKDSLYLVDKEITRPEQVLETDRPFIQFKSDSNYYQEIQDWWMRQFKTPPKRTVVVDQIETCKQMAFNGIGYAILPAITLNGAEKDIFKIPLLDENNEPIERDTWLLGYESAFRLKQVRAFAELIREHVEEGGN